The Parvibaculaceae bacterium PLY_AMNH_Bact1 genome window below encodes:
- a CDS encoding OmpA family protein (Derived by automated computational analysis using gene prediction method: Protein Homology.): MSMNEQPIIIKKVKKAAHGHHGGAWKIAYADFVTAMMAFFLLMWLLAMTTPEQKQGLADYFAPASVSRSTSGAGGVMGGTAFDVDGSRMSGSAPKVMMSISTPAAPKSPETENQRTATTSDGKDSSNGTDPGTADFESSALEKDQNAANDQSQFASAAASLRQSMQDLPELAELSRNIIIEETPEGLHIQLTDQDGRSMFPPGHAEPYERTRLVLEQVAKAIQRLPNRLVITGHTDAASLDGIPGYSNWELTADRANATRRILQMNGIKSDQISEVAGKADSDPLFPEDVYLPANRRVGILLLNEAPVIPPGFGR, from the coding sequence ATGTCGATGAACGAACAACCCATCATCATCAAGAAGGTGAAGAAAGCGGCTCACGGCCACCACGGTGGCGCGTGGAAAATTGCCTACGCCGACTTCGTTACCGCGATGATGGCCTTTTTCTTGTTGATGTGGCTCCTCGCCATGACCACACCGGAACAAAAGCAGGGCCTCGCTGACTATTTTGCACCGGCCAGCGTCAGCCGCTCAACGTCAGGTGCTGGTGGTGTAATGGGGGGTACTGCGTTTGACGTGGACGGGTCCCGGATGTCGGGTTCCGCACCAAAAGTTATGATGTCAATTTCGACACCGGCAGCACCCAAAAGCCCGGAAACCGAAAACCAAAGAACGGCAACAACGTCTGATGGCAAGGACTCGTCAAACGGCACCGACCCAGGAACCGCTGATTTTGAATCATCTGCGCTTGAGAAAGACCAGAATGCAGCCAATGACCAAAGTCAGTTCGCAAGTGCTGCTGCAAGCCTTCGACAGTCCATGCAGGACCTACCCGAACTCGCTGAACTGTCGCGGAACATCATTATCGAAGAGACGCCAGAAGGACTGCATATCCAGCTGACAGACCAGGATGGACGTTCCATGTTCCCGCCAGGACATGCGGAACCTTACGAACGCACCCGGCTCGTCCTAGAGCAGGTTGCAAAAGCCATTCAACGATTGCCCAACCGCCTCGTCATTACCGGCCACACCGACGCCGCATCACTGGACGGAATCCCGGGATATTCCAACTGGGAGCTGACAGCTGATCGCGCGAACGCAACACGGCGCATTTTGCAGATGAATGGCATTAAGTCAGACCAAATCTCAGAGGTCGCGGGCAAAGCAGATTCTGATCCGCTTTTCCCGGAAGATGTCTATCTGCCGGCAAACAGGCGCGTTGGCATTCTCCTATTGAACGAAGCTCCTGTTATTCCACCAGGTTTCGGACGTTGA
- a CDS encoding RDD family protein (Derived by automated computational analysis using gene prediction method: Protein Homology.), whose translation MDDAQGNSRGSFPSSDFFRDSFNAARAPNPVDNPEAFKGLLRSRILAFFADLAAITVLFFAASILFGILGILSLGVLWPGFGLIMPVLFFAYFTMTLGGARSATPGMQWQGIEMRTWDGVRPGYVQAFVQTLLFYITATPLFGLSLAVALFNRRKRCLHDFFSGSVFIRTSAVQ comes from the coding sequence ATGGACGACGCCCAAGGAAATTCTCGGGGCAGCTTTCCGTCGAGTGACTTTTTTAGAGATAGCTTCAATGCGGCAAGGGCACCAAACCCGGTCGACAATCCCGAAGCCTTCAAAGGCTTACTGCGGTCGCGCATTCTTGCCTTCTTTGCGGACCTAGCAGCCATCACAGTCCTGTTCTTCGCAGCTTCCATCCTCTTCGGCATCCTTGGCATTCTAAGCCTCGGTGTCTTGTGGCCAGGATTTGGTCTGATCATGCCTGTTCTGTTTTTTGCATACTTCACGATGACATTGGGTGGTGCGCGGTCAGCAACTCCTGGCATGCAGTGGCAGGGCATTGAAATGCGGACATGGGACGGGGTACGCCCCGGCTACGTTCAGGCATTTGTCCAGACACTGCTTTTCTACATTACCGCAACGCCACTCTTTGGCCTGTCGCTGGCTGTCGCACTATTCAACAGAAGAAAACGCTGTCTTCATGACTTTTTCTCAGGATCGGTGTTTATCCGGACCAGCGCTGTACAATAG
- a CDS encoding SLC13 family permease (Derived by automated computational analysis using gene prediction method: Protein Homology.) yields MQALAPETWQMWVTFGAIIAAIVLYSTERLTLELTSLLVIGFFLVFFTLFPVIAVDGTNLLSSAQLLAGFANPALVAVLSLLVVGQGLFHSGAMEAPTQWIASIGGSKPKTTLIGTLFFVAAISAFLNNTPVAVMFIPVLVTLAAQMRKQASQVMMLLSFVCILGGMTTLIGSSTNLLTAGITASLGLGQIGFFDFTIPGLVMASVGMVYVLFVAPRILPKREGLTDELGHGSGKQYIAQIHLTYNHPLVGESAVAGMFPSLKGMTVRMVMRGEHPILPPFDEITLHPGDTLILAATRQSLTDALKSSSNIFRGMLEETLHADDGEEAPAGSGKITLVEAVVAPGSRMIGRNIEQIGFRHETGCIVLGIQRRSRMIRARMSDIRLEDGDVLLILGEAGDVQGLRLNRDVIPLEWSATEIPDIRRAWRARIIFGASILAAVTGVVPIEVAALAGAAGMIAFDVLNIRQASRAVDRRIFLLVGAALAMGASLQFTGGAGFLAHAVVTAFQGAGPAVVLSAFFLLIAIMTNMLSNNATAVLFVPIAAGTAQELGIDPMIFIYAVIFAANCSFATPMGYQTNLLVMGPGHYQFRDFLNVGGPLIIILWITFSLFAPWYYGL; encoded by the coding sequence ATGCAAGCACTTGCCCCCGAGACGTGGCAGATGTGGGTCACCTTTGGCGCCATCATTGCCGCGATCGTGCTCTATAGCACCGAGCGACTCACACTTGAGTTGACCTCCTTGCTTGTCATCGGGTTCTTCTTGGTGTTTTTCACACTGTTCCCCGTCATAGCCGTCGATGGCACAAACCTTCTGTCCAGCGCTCAGCTGCTTGCGGGCTTCGCCAATCCGGCACTCGTTGCAGTCTTGTCGCTCCTAGTCGTCGGCCAAGGTCTGTTTCACTCCGGCGCGATGGAAGCGCCCACCCAGTGGATAGCCTCCATTGGCGGCAGCAAACCCAAAACCACCCTTATCGGCACGCTTTTCTTTGTCGCAGCGATCAGCGCGTTTTTGAACAACACACCTGTCGCCGTGATGTTCATTCCAGTCCTCGTGACCCTTGCCGCGCAAATGCGCAAACAAGCAAGTCAGGTCATGATGCTGTTGAGCTTTGTCTGCATCCTCGGCGGCATGACAACCCTTATCGGGTCGTCAACGAACCTTCTTACCGCGGGGATTACAGCAAGTCTGGGGCTCGGCCAGATCGGCTTTTTTGATTTCACCATCCCCGGCCTCGTTATGGCGAGCGTTGGCATGGTGTACGTGCTTTTCGTCGCTCCTCGCATTTTACCAAAACGCGAAGGATTGACTGATGAACTCGGACATGGGTCGGGCAAACAATACATTGCGCAGATACACCTCACATATAATCACCCGCTCGTCGGCGAGAGCGCCGTTGCAGGCATGTTTCCGTCACTGAAAGGAATGACTGTGCGGATGGTGATGCGCGGCGAACATCCTATACTGCCACCTTTCGATGAGATCACGCTCCATCCGGGCGACACGCTCATTCTGGCGGCCACCCGGCAAAGTCTCACGGACGCGCTCAAATCAAGCTCCAACATTTTTCGCGGCATGCTGGAAGAAACCCTCCACGCCGACGATGGCGAAGAAGCGCCGGCTGGCTCTGGAAAAATCACGCTGGTTGAAGCCGTCGTTGCTCCTGGCTCTCGTATGATTGGCCGCAACATCGAACAGATCGGCTTTCGCCACGAAACCGGATGCATCGTCCTTGGCATTCAGCGCCGCAGCCGGATGATCCGCGCGCGCATGAGCGACATACGCCTTGAGGATGGGGATGTCCTCCTGATCCTTGGCGAAGCTGGCGATGTCCAAGGCCTCCGGCTCAACCGAGACGTCATTCCTCTGGAATGGTCTGCGACCGAGATCCCGGATATTCGTCGTGCGTGGCGCGCGCGCATTATTTTCGGCGCGAGCATCCTCGCAGCCGTGACAGGCGTCGTACCCATTGAGGTAGCGGCTCTTGCAGGGGCTGCGGGCATGATCGCTTTCGATGTTCTCAATATCCGGCAAGCATCCCGCGCCGTTGATCGGCGGATTTTCCTTCTGGTCGGAGCAGCACTCGCCATGGGTGCTTCCTTACAATTTACCGGGGGTGCGGGCTTCCTTGCCCATGCCGTTGTCACGGCCTTTCAGGGAGCCGGACCAGCCGTGGTCCTTTCTGCATTCTTCCTTCTGATTGCCATCATGACCAACATGTTGAGCAATAATGCGACCGCGGTGTTGTTCGTGCCTATTGCCGCAGGAACAGCACAGGAACTCGGCATTGACCCCATGATCTTTATCTATGCAGTCATTTTCGCGGCGAATTGTTCTTTTGCAACACCGATGGGCTATCAGACCAACCTGCTGGTGATGGGCCCAGGGCACTATCAGTTCCGCGACTTTTTGAATGTTGGCGGTCCCCTGATTATAATCCTCTGGATAACATTCTCGCTCTTTGCGCCATGGTATTATGGCCTCTGA
- a CDS encoding arginyltransferase (Derived by automated computational analysis using gene prediction method: Protein Homology. GO_function: GO:0004057 - arginyltransferase activity [Evidence IEA]; GO_process: GO:0016598 - protein arginylation [Evidence IEA]) → MTTQFGSKFPQFYITAPSKCPYLDGFYEKKVFTHLMGENADLLNNALTHGGFRRSQNIAYRPACDDCSACVSVRVLVDQFVETKSFKRIRKINNDLVRTTEAPVASEEQFSLLRAYLDGRHAEGGMSDMTALDYASMVEDTTVNTGIFEYRERQELGSETQGKLTAIALTDRLEDGLSMVYSYFDADQPNRSLGTFMILDHITRARQLGLPYVYLGYWVAGSQKMAYKARFKPLEGLRPEGWEVIPED, encoded by the coding sequence GTGACGACACAGTTCGGATCAAAATTTCCGCAATTCTATATTACGGCACCGTCCAAGTGCCCCTATCTCGACGGCTTTTACGAGAAGAAGGTGTTTACCCACTTGATGGGTGAAAATGCCGATCTGTTAAACAACGCCCTCACTCATGGCGGTTTCCGGCGCAGCCAGAATATCGCCTACCGACCGGCCTGCGACGATTGCTCCGCTTGCGTCTCGGTCAGGGTCCTCGTAGATCAGTTTGTAGAAACCAAATCCTTTAAACGCATCCGTAAGATCAATAATGATCTGGTCCGAACCACCGAAGCCCCGGTCGCAAGCGAAGAACAGTTCAGCCTGCTGCGGGCCTATCTCGACGGTCGCCATGCAGAAGGTGGCATGTCTGATATGACCGCCCTCGACTATGCGTCCATGGTTGAAGACACGACGGTCAACACCGGCATCTTTGAGTATCGAGAGCGCCAGGAACTGGGCAGCGAAACTCAGGGGAAGCTGACAGCTATTGCCCTAACGGACCGGCTCGAAGACGGTCTGTCCATGGTCTATTCCTATTTTGATGCCGACCAGCCAAACCGAAGTCTTGGCACCTTTATGATTCTGGACCACATCACCCGCGCCCGACAGCTCGGGCTTCCTTACGTATATTTGGGCTATTGGGTCGCTGGGTCGCAGAAAATGGCCTACAAGGCCCGCTTCAAACCGCTGGAGGGGCTTCGTCCGGAAGGTTGGGAAGTCATCCCCGAAGACTAA
- a CDS encoding TRAP transporter substrate-binding protein (Derived by automated computational analysis using gene prediction method: Protein Homology.) has product MKRRSFLAGAGIAATAATTIAAPAIANSPRTLKMVTTWPKNFPGLGVSAERTAKRINELTNGELDVKVFAAGELVPALEAFDTVSSGAADIYNGAEYYWQGKSVAYNFFTAVPFGMTANEINAWIYWGGGQALWDELAAGFNIKPFMSANTGVQMGGWFRKEINTLEDFKGLKIRMPGLGGEVMRRLGAAAVTLPGNEIYQALQAGTIDATEWVGPWNDVAFGFHQVADYYYWPGFHEPGSALATGFNLEVWNSLTPFQQQAIQTACQAENNYTLAEFNHFNATSLQTLVSDHGVKLRQFTPEIMAGIKEQSDIVLDEAVGTDDITKRVYESFKASLDASREWTRIAEQAFTEARG; this is encoded by the coding sequence ATGAAGCGGCGTTCTTTTTTAGCAGGCGCAGGCATTGCCGCGACCGCAGCAACAACCATTGCAGCACCAGCAATCGCAAACAGTCCCCGGACACTGAAAATGGTCACCACCTGGCCAAAGAACTTCCCGGGTCTCGGCGTCTCTGCAGAACGCACGGCAAAGCGTATCAACGAGCTGACCAATGGTGAGCTCGACGTCAAAGTCTTCGCGGCTGGTGAACTGGTTCCCGCCCTAGAGGCTTTCGACACAGTCTCAAGCGGCGCAGCAGACATCTACAACGGGGCTGAGTATTACTGGCAAGGCAAGTCCGTTGCTTACAACTTCTTTACTGCAGTCCCCTTCGGCATGACGGCGAATGAGATCAATGCCTGGATTTATTGGGGTGGCGGACAAGCACTTTGGGACGAACTTGCCGCAGGCTTCAATATCAAACCCTTCATGAGCGCAAACACCGGCGTCCAGATGGGCGGTTGGTTCCGCAAAGAGATCAACACCCTTGAAGACTTCAAGGGCCTGAAAATCCGCATGCCGGGTTTGGGCGGCGAAGTCATGCGTCGCTTGGGCGCCGCCGCTGTCACCCTTCCCGGCAATGAAATCTATCAGGCACTACAAGCTGGCACCATTGACGCGACCGAATGGGTCGGCCCCTGGAATGACGTCGCTTTCGGCTTTCACCAGGTTGCTGACTATTATTACTGGCCGGGCTTTCACGAACCAGGCTCGGCACTCGCGACAGGATTCAATCTGGAAGTGTGGAACTCCCTGACACCCTTCCAGCAACAGGCCATCCAGACAGCGTGCCAGGCAGAAAACAATTATACCCTGGCCGAGTTCAACCATTTCAACGCCACATCCCTGCAAACCCTGGTGAGTGACCATGGCGTCAAACTTCGCCAGTTCACACCGGAAATCATGGCAGGGATTAAAGAGCAGTCCGATATCGTGCTCGACGAAGCAGTGGGAACAGACGACATCACCAAACGGGTGTATGAGAGCTTCAAAGCATCGCTTGATGCCTCGCGGGAATGGACCAGAATCGCTGAACAGGCCTTCACGGAAGCGCGCGGCTAA
- a CDS encoding TRAP transporter small permease subunit (Derived by automated computational analysis using gene prediction method: Protein Homology.) gives MATLVKFADWIDAFSNRTGRIIAWAALLMVLIQFTVVMMRYVFGLSSVWMQESIIYLHGILFMLAAGYTLYCDGHVRVDIFYREASPRYKATIDLIGTIVFLWPVALLVIYVSWPYVASSWRVLEGSRETSGIPAVFLLKTIIPVFAVFIILQGISTTIRSILTLTGHAPAKDDDNSASEAI, from the coding sequence TTGGCAACACTCGTAAAATTTGCCGATTGGATAGATGCGTTCTCCAATCGCACAGGACGGATCATCGCCTGGGCGGCTCTGCTCATGGTTTTGATCCAGTTCACCGTTGTGATGATGCGATATGTTTTTGGTCTCTCCAGCGTCTGGATGCAGGAAAGCATCATTTATCTGCATGGCATCCTGTTCATGCTGGCAGCCGGCTACACGCTCTATTGCGATGGTCATGTCAGGGTCGACATTTTCTATAGGGAAGCGTCACCGAGATACAAAGCTACCATCGACCTGATCGGGACGATTGTGTTTCTTTGGCCGGTCGCCCTTCTCGTGATCTATGTGTCCTGGCCCTACGTCGCGAGCTCGTGGAGGGTTTTGGAAGGCTCAAGAGAAACCAGCGGCATCCCGGCAGTATTTCTATTGAAAACCATTATTCCGGTCTTTGCCGTGTTCATTATCCTGCAGGGCATCTCGACAACCATTCGCTCCATCCTAACCCTCACGGGTCATGCACCAGCGAAAGATGACGATAACAGCGCGTCTGAGGCGATTTAA
- a CDS encoding TRAP transporter large permease subunit (Derived by automated computational analysis using gene prediction method: Protein Homology.) yields the protein MTADLLDILMFAVACIVLLSGFPVAFTLAGVALLFALIGIALGIFDFGFLGALPSRIFGTMTNETLIAVPLFVFMGTMLERSKVAEELLESMGQLFGSIRGGLGYSVSIVGALLAASTGIVGATVVTMGLLSLPTMLRRGYDIPLATGSIAAAGTLGQIIPPSIVLVLLGDVLSNAYQQAQTSQGLFVLETMSVGDLFAGALLPGFMLVGLYIAYQIFRAAVHPASSPAMPAVETLNRSELYKKTIRALVPPVLLILSVLGSILGGIATPTEAAGVGAIGSLLLAGYRQDGAKRAIIIAAASLISILILTSIVDLRVTRTEIGTGELVAIGIAGLLSIGIAWGVVVSCLRLFGSGILADVVQSTTRTSSMVFVILIGAALFSLVFRGLGGDETVQEFLLHDPESWATWAFGPLAPVVIVMAVMFILGFFLDFIEITFVVVPIVAPILLVMGFDPIWLGVMMAINLQTSFLTPPFGFALFYLRGVAPDEVRTAQIYRGVIPFVFIQILALIIIARYPSIATWLPEVIFG from the coding sequence ATGACCGCTGACCTTCTCGACATCCTTATGTTCGCTGTTGCCTGCATCGTTCTTCTGTCAGGCTTCCCTGTTGCCTTTACACTCGCCGGTGTTGCGCTGCTCTTTGCCCTTATCGGCATTGCGCTTGGCATTTTCGACTTCGGGTTTTTAGGCGCGCTCCCGTCTCGCATTTTTGGCACCATGACAAATGAGACACTGATCGCCGTGCCCCTCTTTGTCTTCATGGGAACCATGCTGGAGCGCTCCAAGGTCGCTGAGGAACTCTTGGAAAGCATGGGCCAGCTGTTCGGCTCCATCAGAGGCGGGCTTGGATATTCCGTCTCAATCGTCGGCGCTCTTCTTGCGGCCTCGACTGGGATCGTCGGCGCCACAGTCGTCACCATGGGGCTCCTTTCCCTGCCAACCATGTTGCGGCGCGGCTATGACATTCCACTGGCAACAGGCAGCATCGCTGCAGCCGGGACCCTCGGCCAGATCATTCCACCTTCAATCGTTTTGGTGTTGCTTGGCGACGTGTTGTCGAACGCCTACCAGCAGGCTCAGACATCTCAGGGCCTTTTCGTCCTGGAAACCATGTCTGTGGGGGACCTCTTCGCAGGCGCACTCCTTCCAGGTTTTATGTTGGTCGGCCTCTATATCGCCTATCAGATCTTCCGCGCCGCGGTGCACCCTGCATCCAGCCCTGCCATGCCAGCAGTTGAAACGCTCAACCGCAGCGAACTCTACAAAAAGACCATCCGCGCACTGGTTCCACCAGTTCTGCTCATCCTTTCCGTCCTCGGCTCAATCCTGGGGGGCATCGCCACCCCCACAGAAGCCGCCGGTGTGGGCGCCATCGGCTCATTGCTCCTCGCAGGTTACCGACAAGATGGCGCTAAACGCGCCATCATCATCGCGGCTGCAAGCCTCATCTCCATCCTCATCCTGACAAGTATCGTCGACCTCCGAGTAACCCGCACCGAAATTGGGACGGGCGAGCTCGTGGCGATTGGCATTGCGGGCCTTCTTTCCATCGGCATCGCCTGGGGCGTGGTCGTTAGTTGCCTAAGGCTTTTTGGCAGCGGCATCCTGGCAGACGTGGTCCAGTCTACGACCCGCACCAGTTCAATGGTCTTCGTGATTCTGATCGGAGCTGCCCTCTTCAGCCTTGTATTCAGAGGACTCGGCGGTGACGAAACGGTTCAGGAATTCCTACTCCATGACCCTGAGAGTTGGGCGACATGGGCTTTTGGACCATTAGCGCCCGTTGTCATTGTGATGGCGGTTATGTTCATCCTTGGCTTCTTCCTCGACTTCATCGAGATCACTTTTGTTGTGGTCCCCATTGTCGCGCCCATTCTACTTGTCATGGGATTTGACCCCATCTGGCTTGGGGTAATGATGGCGATCAACCTGCAGACGTCTTTCCTGACACCACCCTTTGGCTTTGCGCTTTTCTATCTTCGAGGCGTCGCTCCGGACGAGGTGCGTACCGCCCAAATTTACCGCGGTGTTATTCCCTTTGTTTTCATTCAAATTCTGGCGCTCATCATCATTGCACGCTACCCGTCCATTGCGACCTGGTTGCCAGAAGTGATATTTGGATGA
- a CDS encoding hypothetical protein (Derived by automated computational analysis using gene prediction method: GeneMarkS-2+.): protein MRIPDFLKPGRGLGSFSPMGLVLVFGILTIGLASEYGLVSFEEDLELKVSGEVGAQSGDIIPLQVQVQLINNTDAEIALTAPTPCKVFKWVLVDSRRDFVQAKLDEVCPQVMMQGSLPANSNTTEAFVLNIDATRLRSDTSYELRVSYWGTMGTLPVDFVFDLPG from the coding sequence ATGCGTATACCTGATTTTCTCAAACCCGGCCGGGGTCTCGGCTCATTCTCACCTATGGGCCTTGTATTGGTTTTCGGCATTCTCACTATTGGCCTTGCCAGCGAGTACGGCCTCGTAAGTTTTGAAGAAGATCTGGAGCTGAAAGTCTCTGGGGAAGTAGGCGCCCAATCTGGTGACATCATCCCGCTCCAGGTGCAGGTACAACTCATCAACAACACAGACGCGGAGATTGCACTCACCGCCCCCACCCCCTGCAAAGTCTTCAAATGGGTTCTGGTGGATAGCCGCCGGGATTTCGTTCAGGCCAAGCTCGATGAAGTCTGCCCACAGGTGATGATGCAGGGAAGCCTGCCAGCGAACAGCAATACGACTGAGGCTTTCGTCCTCAACATTGATGCGACGCGCCTGAGATCAGATACAAGCTACGAATTACGCGTAAGCTATTGGGGTACAATGGGCACCCTGCCCGTCGACTTCGTCTTCGACCTGCCGGGCTAA